One Elaeis guineensis isolate ETL-2024a chromosome 10, EG11, whole genome shotgun sequence genomic window carries:
- the LOC140851996 gene encoding homeobox-leucine zipper protein HOX27-like has protein sequence MELGLSLGEAPAKAKVTAEKAGVKARGGLGLGLGVGVGRREEEGQEGRRVEEEEEEETRKEEEEEEGREGGEERGSVEPLVQLNLLPSAPVPRRSSPQLGFPWVPETRNLEVSTRGLDVNQAPSVEEEGVVVSSSPNSTVSSFQMDFSAARGGSGGGEKGIVAAGGSEAEAERASSRASDEEENGLARKKLRLSKEQSAFLEESFKEHNTLNPKQKLALAKQLNLRPRQVEVWFQNRRARTKLKQTEVDCEYLKRCCETLREENRRLQKELAELRALKTSHPFYMHLPATTLSMCPSCERVASTTTTPPPVGAGAGASAASACTTTSSAAPPAADQRPSSFASLFSKPRFYPFVPPHPAPTHQPSAAS, from the exons ATGGAGCTGGGCTTGAGCCTGGGGGAGGCGCCGGCGAAGGCCAAGGTCACGGCGGAGAAGGCTGGGGTGAAGGCCAGGGGAGGGCTGGGGTTGGGGCTGGGAGTTGGTGTCGGAAGGAGGGAGGAAGAGGGACAGGAGGGAAGaagggtggaggaggaggaggaggaagaaacgaggaaggaagaggaggaggaggaggggagagagggaggagaggagagggGTTCTGTTGAACCGCTGGTTCAGCTTAATCTCCTCCCCTCGGCCCCTGTTCCACGGCGCTCGTCGCCCCAGCTGGGGTTTCCATGGGTACCCGAGACCA GAAATTTGGAGGTCTCGACGCGCGGGTTAGATGTGAACCAGGCGCCGTCGGTGGAGGAAGAAGGGGTGGTGGTGTCGTCGTCGCCGAACAGCACCGTCTCTTCGTTCCAGATGGACTTCTCCGCCGCCAGGGGCGGCAGCGGCGGCGGCGAGAAGGGAATAGTGGCTGCTGGCGGGAGCGAAGCGGAGGCGGAGAGAGCCTCCTCGAGAGCCAGCGACGAGGAGGAAAATGGGCTTGCAAGGAAGAAGCTCCGCCTCTCTAAGGAGCAGTCCGCCTTCCTTGAAGAAAGCTTTAAAGAACACAACACTCTCAACCCG AAGCAAAAGCTGGCTTTGGCTAAACAACTAAATCTTCGACCCCGGCAAGTGGAAGTCTGGTTTCAAAACAGAAGGGCCAg GACGAAGCTGAAGCAAACGGAGGTGGATTGCGAGTACCTGAAGCGCTGTTGCGAGACGCTAAGGGAGGAGAACCGCCGTCTCCAGAAGGAGCTGGCGGAGCTGCGAGCCCTGAAAACTTCTCATCCCTTCTACATGCACCTCCCCGCCACCACCCTCTCCATGTGCCCCTCCTGCGAGCGCGTCGCCTCCACCACCACCACTCCACCCCCCGTCGGCGCCGGCGCCGGCGCTTCCGCCGCCTCCGCCTGCACCACCACGTCCTCCGCGGCCCCACCGGCCGCGGACCAGCGGCCGTCTTCCTTCGCCTCCCTCTTCTCGAAGCCCCGGTTCTATCCCTTCGTGCCGCCCCACCCTGCCCCCACCCACCAGCCCTCGGCCGCGTCGTGA